One segment of Pyricularia oryzae 70-15 chromosome 3, whole genome shotgun sequence DNA contains the following:
- a CDS encoding bZIP transcription factor HapX, whose translation MTGSRTSSLAESRLAVGSPNSDLAPSPTSTKHMAPHDQAVSTASKPCSESRHTSSSTFSSPRTTAVHRLQKSQAIALDVESLKAAADNNLTMASVVSPAASLAPAGPPKSVTSKEWVIPPRPKPGRKPATDTPPTKRKAQNRAAQRAFRERRAARVGELEEQLEEQTEEHQREQQLLKDRIHSLELEAQTLKTRCQVLENMLERERFERRKWSEDTSRNSISRRGSVTLLPAHNPSLTGPLFPSAGASQYHGRSYEEQGHHMATSPVSGPRSQNHSFSISQIISPPEEAVSIAPASLSCGSCGPTGSCACAEEVLAATVGCGNCSLGTKCECLEATVEMAMGSSDLKRPHRPDSPSSTGPEPEEKRQRSDTVMETDFTSYFTNKKSNTEPNPAPRSFLPPPVQSIPPRDSCGFCTEGTYCVCADAMNPIVSTTPNLTAPIPASNPTRQIQTPPPSETDVMPPPMEVTATGAIKLPSFESIRYAKAAAAKSSSSSSSSCGPGGPGTCAQCIADPKSGLFCRSLAASLEKSGQSSSGGCCGGGGPGGCCKQQPAKTSKPNGERIGLSLSCADTYKTLSSHKAFGQATDDLATWLPLLKAAPKPQPMEPGNSATAPRPAMDVEAASIMSVLKGFDVRFGSGN comes from the coding sequence ATGACGGGCTCCCGAACAAGCAGCTTAGCGGAATCGCGCTTGGCTGTCGGCTCACCAAACTCAGACTTGGCGCCGAGCCCCACTTCGACAAAGCACATGGCCCCTCATGATCAGGCAGTTTCCACTGCATCAAAACCTTGCTCCGAATCTCGACACACTTCCTCTTCCACATTTTCCTCCCCCCGCACGACGGCTGTTCATCGTCTACAAAAGTCTCAGGCAATCGCCCTGGACGTGGAGAGTCTTAAAGCAGCCGCTGACAACAACCTGACCATGGCGTCGGTTGTTTCGCCAGCAGCATCACTGGCCCCAGCAGGGCCACCAAAGTCAGTCACGAGTAAGGAGTGGGTTATTCCACCAAGGCCGAAGCCAGGTCGCAAGCCCGCTACGGACACGCCACCTACCAAACGCAAGGCTCAAAATCGGGCTGCGCAGAGGGCTTTCCGTGAAAGGAGAGCCGCGAGGGTTGGCGAATTGGAGGAACAGCTCGAGGAGCAGACAGAAGAGCATCAACGTGAGCAACAGTTATTAAAGGACCGCATCCACTCTCTCGAGCTCGAGGCACAGACACTCAAAACAAGATGTCAGGTCTTGGAAAACATGCTCGAGAGAGAGCGGTTTGAACGCAGGAAGTGGAGCGAGGATACTTCGCGGAATTCAATCTCCAGACGTGGAAGCGTCACACTTTTGCCGGCACATAATCCGTCACTTACGGGGCCTCTGTTTCCCAGCGCCGGAGCCAGTCAGTATCACGGCCGAAGCTATGAAGAGCAAGGACACCATATGGCAACCTCGCCAGTGTCCGGACCGAGGAGCCAAAACCACTCGTTCTCCATCTCACAAATTATCTCGCCGCCAGAGGAGGCTGTATCCATTGCGCCGGCATCACTGTCGTGCGGCTCATGCGGCCCCACGGGGTCATGCGCATGTGCAGAGGAGGTTCTCGCTGCTACTGTAGGATGCGGCAACTGCTCACTAGGCACAAAGTGCGAGTGTCTCGAGGCAACTGTAGAGATGGCAATGGGATCTTCGGATCTTAAAAGGCCTCATCGCCCAGACTCGCCATCATCCACTGGCCCGGAGCCAGAGGAGAAGCGGCAGCGATCTGATACGGTTATGGAGACCGACTTTACTTCCTATTTTACCAACAAAAAGTCGAATACTGAGCCCAATCCAGCGCCGCGTTCCTTCCTCCCTCCACCAGTTCAATCCATCCCGCCGAGGGACTCTTGTGGCTTTTGTACCGAGGGGACCTACTGTGTCTGCGCTGATGCGATGAATCCCATCGTGTCTACCACACCAAACCTCACTGCTCCAATTCCTGCATCCAACCCAACGCGGCAGATTCAGACGCCGCCACCATCTGAAACAGACGTCATGCCACCGCCAATGGAAGTGACTGCAACTGGTGCTATCAAGCTTCCCAGCTTCGAGTCCATCCGCTATgccaaggcggcggcggcaaagtcgtcatcatcatcgtcatcatcatgcGGACCGGGGGGTCCAGGAACCTGTGCGCAGTGTATCGCTGACCCCAAGTCCGGATTATTCTGTCGCTCTTTGGCCGCCAGCCTGGAAAAAAGCGGCCAGTCGTCGTCGGGTGGATgctgcggcggtggtggacctggcggctgctgcaagCAACAGCCAGCCAAGACCAGCAAGCCAAATGGCGAGCGCATTGGCCTAAGCCTTTCATGTGCTGACACATACAAGACGCTTTCTAGCCACAAGGCTTTCGGTCAGGCAACCGATGACCTCGCTACATGGCTCCCTCTCTTGAAAGCCGCACCAAAACCCCAACCCATGGAGCCTGGGAACAGCGCTACGGCGCCGAGACCTGCCATGGACGTTGAGGCCGCCAGCATTATGAGCGTACTCAAAGGGTTTGATGTCAGGTTTGGATCTGGCAATTGA
- a CDS encoding 50S ribosomal protein L1 — MASTQQCLASLARLSIRPATRPLATSVPRFLVPSVAQPRFASVNKDPKKKEKKKKELKQYRVHRKDTLLTFSLCDAIRYIRAFEVGKPPGSVKYELAVKLTTNKRSAIVRSRVRLPHSVRSDIRVAVICREGSLVATEARMAGAVATGEETLFQQIKDGNIDFNRLICHSDSLGALNKANLGRILGPKGLMPSDKTKTVTKDVKGLLRDLSGAEDYRERDGVVRMPIGQLTFTPEQLSDNIKAFVDALKKDIAKLESQVVKTIDEIVLSTTHAPGFSLNGGFRSTDENLTTAQLTGPM, encoded by the exons ATGGCTTCCACACAACAGTGTCTTGCCTCTTTGGCAAGACTAAGCATCAGACCGGCAACGAGGCCCTTGGCCACATCCGTTCCTCGATTCCTCGTGCCATCCGTTGCTCAACCGCGATTTGCCTCGGTGAACAAGGACCCTAagaaaaaggagaagaagaagaaggagctcAAGCAATACAGGGTGCACAGAAAAGACACGCTCTTGACTTTCTCCTTGTGTGATGCGATAAG ATATATTCGCGCTTTCGAGGTCGGAAAGCCACCGGGCTCGGTCAAGTACGAACTTGCCGTCAAGCTCACCACAAACAAACGTTCCGCCATCGTCCGAAGCCGTGTTCGTCTTCCCCACTCTGTTCGCTCCGACATTCGCGTGGCCGTCATCTGCAGAGAGGGCAGCCTGGTCGCGACCGAGGCACGTATGGCCGGTGCAGTGGCCACCGGCGAGGAGACACTCTTCCAGCAGATCAAAGATGGCAACATCGACTTCAACAGGCTCATCTGTCACTCGGACTCGCTGGGTGCGTTAAACAAGGCCAACCTGGGCCGCATTCTTGGTCCCAAGGGTCTGATGCCAAGCGACAAGACCAAGACTGTCACCAAGGACGTCAAAGGTCTGCTGCGTGACTTGAGCGGCGCAGAGGATTACAGGGAGAGGGATGGTGTCGTCAGGATGCCCATTGGTCAGCTCACTTTCACGCCAGAGCAGTTGTCCGACAACATCAAGGCCTTTGTGGACGCGTTGAAGAAGGATATCGCAAAGTTGGAGAGCCAGGTGGTCAAGACCATCGATGAGATTGTCCTGAGCACAACACACGCTCCTGGTTTCAGTCTCAACGGAGGTTTCAGATCTACTGATGAGAACTTGACAACGGCTCAGCTCACTGGCCCCATGTAA
- a CDS encoding translation regulator GCD7, which translates to MAPAQANFAPSLEKLRKSLKSQPLETSIEALISQLKRRQITGPQQCAVATAHILLQVVARGRWKDVDQLLDNVQQTGRRIGSARPNELVIGNITKRVMGLIRDEAMEDRNAEIDDSAAPSPAKGASSPAIKGTASSTPPAIQSTPRLLTRQSTFAQASPHVTAQSIFSTLLSESTDPSVASGSPFRYSGASTPRGGGAGLAIGGAVANIASLRNEVIEGIEEILDEISQADDQIAALGDTYINPDDYVMVYKPSSTVEKFLARAARERKFTVLIAGVEESELSSGSSTEATDPYAALRKKLASHKIPVINLVGPGAMAYFPLTTKVLLDVKSITASGGVLVDAGAGLVVRAACQFKRPVYALAGVYKLSPDDLEDPKPVLEWGNPSPHANFADGALLDGIDIRTPLIEYLGPEMISAYISNLGTTSRHNLSSIIRDHYKQDDIAVFIQ; encoded by the exons ATGGCGCCCGCTCAAGCGAATTTCGCGCCAAGCTTGGAAAAGCTGCGCAAGTCACTCAAGTCACAACCTCTCGAGACTTCCATTGAGGCCTTGATATC ACAACTCAAACGTCGTCAAATCACCGGCCCGCAACAATGCGCCGTTGCCACCGCCCACATCCTCCTCCAAGTCGTCGCCCGCGGCAGGTGGAAGGATGTCGATCAGCTGCTCGACAACGTCCAGCAGACCGGCCGTAGGATCGGAAGTGCGCGCCCGAACGAGCTCGTCATTGGCAACATTACAAAACGCGTCATGGGCCTGATCCGCGACGAAGCGATGGAGGACCGCAACGCAGAGATCGACGACAGCGCCGCCCCCAGCCCAGCAAAGGGtgcctcctctcctgcaatCAAGGGGACTGCCTCGTCCACACCCCCGGCTATTCAGAGCACGCCCAGGCTTCTGACCCGCCAGTCGACATTTGCACAGGCATCGCCGCATGTCACGGCACAGTCGATTTTTAGCACGCTGCTGTCCGAGTCGACAGATCCTAGCGTGGCCAGCGGCTCCCCGTTCAGGTATTCTGGAGCATCAACGCCCCGGGGTGGTGGTGCAGGTTTGGCAATCGGTGGCGCCGTGGCCAACATTGCGTCTCTGCGCAACGAGGTTATCGAGGGTATCGAGGAGATTCTGGACGAGATATCGCAGGCAGACGATCAGATAGCTGCGCTTGGCGACACATACATCAACCCGGACGACTACGTGATGGTCTATAAACCGTCTTCGACGGTTGAGAAGTTTCTCGCGCGGGCAGCTAGAGAGAGGAAGTTCACGGTGCTGATCGCAGGCGTGGAAGAGTCGGAGCTCTCGTCGGGCTCTTCGACCGAAGCAACCGACCCGTACGCCGCGTTGCGGAAGAAACTAGCAAGCCACAAGATTCCCGTCATCAACCTTGTCGGCCCGGGAGCGATGGCATATTTCCCCTTGACTACCAAGGTTCTCCTCGACGTCAAATCCATCACGGCGAGTGGTGGCGTCCTGGTCGATGCCGGAGCCGGGCTGGTAGTGCGGGCTGCGTGCCAGTTCAAAAGGCCGGTATATGCACTTGCAGGTGTCTACAAGCTTTCGCCAGATGATCTCGAGGACCCGAAGCCAGTGCTCGAGTGGGGAAACCCCTCACCGCACGCAAATTTTGCCGACGGCGCCCTCCTGGATGGCATCGACATTCGGACGCCTCTTATTGAATATTTGGGCCCTGAAATGATCAGCGCCTATATCAGCAATCT TGGAACAACCTCAAGGCACAATCTCTCAAGCATCATCAGGGACCATTACAAACAAGATGACATAGCTGTGTTCATTCAATAA
- a CDS encoding glutamyl-tRNA synthetase has protein sequence MKAEELETIAPALSGDFRSIEGHLTNLDKHLTLRTYLNGTQLGDIDSKIWTSLATNRAAIAFIRRGVLANLTRWFIFVEQNHPEIQGEVKKAAAAQKAKVAAASRAGGNFNLALQDADKGVVTRFLPEPSGYLHIGHAKAALLSDYFAHQAYNGTLRLRLDDTNPSKEKEEYQDAIIEDLALMGIKADKFSYTSDYFQYLYEMCIRLIKEGNAYADDTDQETMKKERWDGIASKHRDMSIEETLRVFEEMKKGSDEGKRYCIRAKLSVDNPNKALRDPVIYRCNDEPHHRTGTTWKMYPMYDFACPVVDSYEGVTHALRSTEYTDRNPQYQWFLDTLKLRQVHMWDFARMNFIRTFLSKRKLAKLVDTGRVWGWDDPRMPTIRGVRRRGMTVPALRDFIIKQGPSRNVTSMDWTVFWAANKKEIDPVAARHTALSQKSPVKVKITGKDAPASPHSVEKPKHPKNKDVGVKQVAFSDEILLEQEDVALMKPGEEITLMAWGNAIVKDISTGTPIPTMTVELNLAGDVKTTEKKVTWLSNQGQKLIPAELWDFDYLITKDKLEEDDDLEKFLTPVTEFMEPAWCGADAETLKKDDVVQLERRGYYRVDKGLGDWKDGEEGEKGKRIVFFNIPTGKTK, from the exons ATGAAGGCTGAGGAGCTCGAGACCATAGCCCCCGCTTTGTCGGGTGACTTCCGGTCCATTGAGGGCCATCTCACAAACTTGGACAAGCATTTGACCCTGCGAACATATCTCAACGGCACCCAGCTTGGTGACATCGACTCCAAGATCTGGACCTCGCTTGCTACCAACCGCGCTGCCATTGCCTTcatcaggaggggtgtgctTGCCAACCTGACCCGGTGGTTCATCTTTGTAGAGCAGAACCACCCCGAGATCCAAGGCGAGGTTAAgaaggcagcggcagcacaaAAGGCCAAGGTAGCAGCGGCAAGTCGAGCTGGTGGCAACTTCAACCTTGCACTTCAAGATGCGGACAAGGGTGTTGTTACTAGGTTTCTGCCGGAGCCATC AGGCTACCTCCACATTGGTCACGCCAAAGCAGCGTTGCTCAGCGACTACTTTGCGCACCAAGCTTACAATGGCACTCTGAGGCTTCGTCTTGATGACACCAACCCTtccaaggagaaggaggagtACCAGGATGCTATTATTGAGGACCTTGCTCTTATGGGGATCAAGGCTGACAAGTTTTCCTACACATCCGATTACTTCCAATACCTGTATGAGATGTGCATAAGACTCATCAAGGAGGGTAACGCATATGCCGACGACACCGACCAGGAGACCATGAAAAAGGAGAGGTGGGATGGAATCGCCTCGAAGCACAGAGATATGTCTATCGAGGAGACCCTTCGTGTTTTTGAGGAGATGAAAAAGGGTTCAGATGAGGGCAAGCGTTACTGCATTCGTGCCAAGCTATCCGTCGACAACCCGAACAAGGCCTTGCGCGACCCAGTCATTTACCGCTGCAACGATGAGCCGCACCACCGGACAGGCACAACCTGGAAGATGTACCCCATGTACGATTTCGCCTGCCCCGTGGTCGACAGCTACGAGGGTGTCACGCACGCCTTGAGGTCCACCGAGTATACCGACCGCAACCCTCAATACCAGTGGTTCCTCGACACACTGAAGCTGCGCCAGGTGCACATGTGGGACTTTGCTCGCATGAACTTCATCAGGACCTTCTTGTCGAAGCGCAAGCTTGCCAAGCTTGTTGACACGGGTCGTGTCTGGGGATGGGACGACCCGCGTATGCCTACTATCCGCGGTGTGCGTCGTCGTGGTATGACTGTCCCCGCTCTGAGGGACTTCATCATCAAGCAAGGCCCAAGCCGAAACGTTACCAGCATGGACTGGACCGTGTTCTGGGCCGCCAACAAGAAGGAGATCGATCCCGTGGCAGCACGCCACACTGCTCTCAGCCAGAAGAGCCCTGTGAAGGTTAAGATTACTGGCAAAGATGCTCCGGCGTCTCCTCACTCTGTTGAGAAGCCCAAGCATCCTAAGAACAAGGACGTCGGCGTGAAGCAGGTTGCATTTTCCGACGAGATCCTCCTTGAGCAGGAGGATGTTGCCCTTATGAAGCCGGGCGAGGAAATCACACTGATGGCGTGGGGAAATGCTATTGTCAAGGATATCAGCACTGGCACACCGAtacctaccatgaccgtggAGCTCAATCTCGCAGGTGACGTGAAGACCACAGAGAAGAAGGTTACTTGGTTGTCAAACCAGGGCCAAAAGCTCATCCCTGCGGAGCTTTGGGACTTTGACTATCTCATCACCAAAGACAAGCTtgaggaggatgacgacCTCGAGAAGTTCCTGACGCCTGTAACTGAGTTTATGGAGCCAGCGTGGTGCGGAGCCGATGCCGAGACTTTGAAGAAGGATGATGTGGTTCAACTGGAGCGTAGAGGATATTACAGGGTTGACAAAGGTCTTGGTGACTGGAAGGATGGAGAGGAGGGTGAGAAGGGCAAGCGAATTGTCTTCTTCAACATTCCAACTGGAAAGACAAAATAG